A stretch of DNA from Actinomycetota bacterium:
TGAACGGAGGTGCAACCTTGTTTTTAACTACTTTCACACGGGTACGGTTACCAACTGGCTCGGTTCCATCCTTCAAAGTTTCAATACGGCGTATGTCTAGGCGAACTGATGCGTAGAACTTTAGCGCTTTACCGCCAGTTGTCGTTTCTGGGCTGCCGAACATCACACCAATCTTCTCGCGAAGCTGGTTGATGAAAATAGCAGTTGTGTTGTTGGTGCTAAGAGCGCCGGTAATCTTGCGCAGCGCCTGCGACATCAGTCGCGCCTGCAAGCCAACGTGGCTATCGCCCATGTCGCCCTCAATTTCAGCTCGTGGCACCAATGCAGCTACTGAATCAATGACAATGATGTCGAGGGCGCCAGAGCGAATTAGCATGTCAGCAATCTCAAGTGCTTGCTCACCAGTGTCTGGCTGACTGACCAGAAGGCTGTCAATGTCAACACCAAGTTTTGCTGCGTACTCTGGATCAAATGCGTGCTCAGCATCAACAAATGCTGCGATCCCACCGTTTTTCTGAGCACTAGCAATTGCATGAAGCGCCAAAGTGGTTTTACCGGACGATTCGGGGCCATAGATTTCGACAACTCGGCCACGTGGCAGACCGCCAATACCCAGTGCCACATCCAGAGCCACAGATCCGGTGGAAATGATTTCGACAGGCACTCGCTCTTCCTGGCCAAGGCGCATAATCGAACCTTTGCCGAACTGGCGTTCAATCTGAGCTAAGGCAGTATCAAGTGCCTGCTCGCGATTGTTTGCAGTAGATGCCATACGAGTAGTCTCGCGAGCATTTGACTTGGCTGTTGCCATTGGGGTCTCCTTGCGGTTTCGTGTCGGACTTACTTGGGTGATTGAAAGTTATCGGTGGCCACCGACAGGAACCCGAGTGTTGCCTGTCATGTGGGAATTCGGAGGCTGTGAACCGGTGAAAACCCTTGTGGTTAGGCAAAACCTTATCGAACATTTGTTCGAATAGAAAGCGACACGCCGAACTAGCGCAGAAATCTACTACTTTGTAACGGTTATTGTGTCCATGCTCAAAACAGTCCCCTGAGTCAAACCCGATCTGACCGAAACACCTTGCGATAAAGAAACCTTTTTTGTCGCAAATTTCAACTTCAATGTATTCCCTTTTGCCTCAAGCCAAATCGAGCCGCTTGCATTGGTAGCACCCAATGAAAAATAGCCCTTCGTTAGATCAGCGGGCTTGGATCGACAAAAATTATTCTTGGAATCGCACCAAGTCACTGGAACGTTCTTCGCTACGCTTTGTCCTGGAGCTATCCTCTTTATTTTGAGGTTGGTCGCGGTTATTTTTGTATTTTTCGCTAATGTTCCAGAAGGCTGCCATTCAACATCACCGAATGCGCCGGTGGCATTGGCCGGCAAGGTCACCGAGGTTCCATAATGTGCGACAGTGAAAATGGTTTCTAACCCAGACACACCTGCTGTTTGACTATCGACTTCTATCGTGGCATCAGACTGCGGAATATATTCACCTGGATTTTCCAGATCTTCCACCATGTGAGTTATCGTTACGGTTGGCACGATTCGCACTTCGCCAAACTTCCCCTGCTTGGCAGACGTAGAAGAGAACTCTTTAGGTTGCTGAACGATGGTTACCTTGACCGAAGTGTCACCTGCCACCTTGGTGTACATCAAGTCGGAAGCGCCCATCAATTCTCCTGGGGGAATTTTTTCACCATTAATTTCGAGTGAGATAAGCATTCCTCCATTTTTCGATAATGAAGCCCCAGTGGAAACTTTTTTACTGCCAAGTTCAATAGCCACTTGATCACCAGTAGCTATTTCAGTGACGTCATAAGTCAAGGTCGTAGATATCATGTAGAACTTGAAATACGCAGTATCGGCCAGGATGGCAGAATCTATTTTGCGATCAACTTCCCAAAAGTAAGTCGCTTTACCCTTAATTGTTTTGGGTGATTTTGCCTGCACCACCTGAGGCGCAAGCGCTAAAAGTGCAATAAGGAAACAGCTAAAAACCTTGTAGAATCTGGAAGATAAGAACACGGAAACTCCTTACGACAACATCACCTTATCGCAGTTGGCTGTGAGTTTGGTTCTCAAACATCTATTTCCCGAAGTCTGGCAGCCACTAAATCTCGCAGCAATTTCTTATCCACTTTCCAGTCAACTGGGACCTTAAAAGTCTTTTTATTGACTTCGTAGCCCGCCAGGCGCTCGGCGAAAGCATCTAGTGCCTCTTTGCTCCATGGGGCCAGCAGGATGTGATTCTTAAGCACCGTGACCCCAAAGACATACTGCGTACCGGATTTCAACATCGGCTGATTCCAGGCAATGACTTCCTCGAGCTTGGGGTACTTGCTCTTGATGGCGGCGAAAATGGATTGAACCGTGGCTTGTTTTATTTCATCAAATTGCGCCAAGTACTGCTCGACTGAGTTGTATCGTTTAGAGGTCTTAGAGCCGCGGGTGTAAAGCACAAGTGCATTGGCATGCACCTGGGTAAAGCCGAAGTTTTCGCGCAAGAAAGCAATCTGTTCTGGATACTTCTGGCCGGCTACTTTTTCCATCTGGTCAAACCAATGGCTCATCGGTAGGCCATACTTCTTTTCAATCGCCGGAAAGTATGCGGATCTGTCTGGATTGGATGGCGCCACGCCTGCGAGTTTATCTGCCACTGAGGCTAACTTGAAGACTTGCGACTCTTGAGGCTGTTCTTGGCCTTTTCGGCCACCGCCCGACTCTTTTCTTTAACTCGATGCAACATGATCTGCGCCCAAGCAAACTCAGTTGCTAGAACAGCTAATCCGGCGATGATGAGTGGCAGTCCTGGTCCGGGTAAGACCAGGAAAACCAAGCCGGCAACCAAGAGTGTGCCACCTATCGTGGCCACGATAACCCAGCGAATTGGATGCGGAAGGTGCTTCCAAGACCTGTGCAATTGCTGCTTATCCATTAGGCACATCAACCTTCTTAGTTGCCCTAAGACTTGCCACAATCGTAACGGTCAGCACCGCAATAATTACGCCAAGGCTCACATAGGTAGGTATCTTCACTACCGAATGCGACAAAATCATCTTCGCGCCGACCCAGAGCATGATCACAGCCAGGCCCATTTTTAGATAAACGAAACGGTCCATCAAGCCACTTAGCAAGAAGTACATCGCGCGTAAACCTAGGATCGCAAAGGCGTTGCTTGCAAAGACGATAAATGGCTCTTCAGTTACGGCAAAAATCGCCGGAATTGAATCAACCGCGAAGACCACATCCATGATCTCAACTAAAAGCAATACCGCGAAAAGTGGCGTTGCAGTTAGCTTGCGATTCTGACGAACGAAGAATTTTTCCCCTTCATAGGTGGTGCTAATTGGAATGAATCGATTGACGAACTTAAGTGCTCGAGAATTTTCAATATCAAGCTCTTCATTGCGGTGCTGCAACATTTTGATACCCGTAAAAATCAAGAAGATTGCGAACGCGTATATCATCCACCAGATGCTGGCAAGCAAAACTGATCCAGCGGCAATCAATACTCCACGAAATACTAGAGCTCCCAGAACTCCATAGAACAGCACTCGATGTTGTAGCCGACTCGGAACCGCAAAGTATGAGAAAATTAGTGCCCAGATGAAGACATTGTCGACAGCCAGTGACTTTTCGATCAAATAACCGCTTAAGTACTGCCACCAAAATTCAGAACCGTAAATGGCGCCAATCACTCCACCAGCAACAAGGGCTATCACGACCCATAGCACGGACCAAGCAGCAGCTTCTTTAAACGCAATTGGTTTTGGTTCGCGATGGAAAAACAGGTCGATAGCCAGCATTACCAAAATTGCTCCGGTAAGTGCCAACCAGCCAACTAATGAGACGTCCACGGATCCTCCTTGTGGATATGTGTCCAAGACACATAAGACACAAGGTCTCCCACTATCGGATTAACCGACCCGATGCCCGGCCACTTAACATCGGTGGCGTGCTGACGAGCATGCAGCATTGAGGGTACTCCCCTTGATTTTTTTAACTTACCCAGTGACAACTGGGCTAAACCTGGCAATTTCGCAGATTTCAGCGATATTTCGCCTCAAGCTCGAGTGTCTTGTGCACTGCACGCCAAACCGCTTGGGTGTCTTCCCCATCGGCTAAGGCCTGCTCTACTGTTCGATAATCTAACGCAGCGACTCGAAAGTCTGCAGCCCAAGATCTGGCATACGCTGTGCCCAGCGCTTCCTCCATTCGTTGCCAGAAATCGGTTAAGCGCATTTGGAACTAGGTCACTCTGAAATCAGTGAAACTTAACTTAGTGAAGCCGTTGTGAAATCAAAGCCAGACTCACACCGAGCCACTTCAACCGCTACATCAGCCAAGAGAACACTTAGCGGAATGTCCAGCGAGCGACAGATGGCGCCAAGTAGTTCACTGGATGCTTCCTTTTGTCCTCGCTCA
This window harbors:
- a CDS encoding DUF4287 domain-containing protein, translated to MAPSNPDRSAYFPAIEKKYGLPMSHWFDQMEKVAGQKYPEQIAFLRENFGFTQVHANALVLYTRGSKTSKRYNSVEQYLAQFDEIKQATVQSIFAAIKSKYPKLEEVIAWNQPMLKSGTQYVFGVTVLKNHILLAPWSKEALDAFAERLAGYEVNKKTFKVPVDWKVDKKLLRDLVAARLREIDV
- a CDS encoding TerC family protein yields the protein MDVSLVGWLALTGAILVMLAIDLFFHREPKPIAFKEAAAWSVLWVVIALVAGGVIGAIYGSEFWWQYLSGYLIEKSLAVDNVFIWALIFSYFAVPSRLQHRVLFYGVLGALVFRGVLIAAGSVLLASIWWMIYAFAIFLIFTGIKMLQHRNEELDIENSRALKFVNRFIPISTTYEGEKFFVRQNRKLTATPLFAVLLLVEIMDVVFAVDSIPAIFAVTEEPFIVFASNAFAILGLRAMYFLLSGLMDRFVYLKMGLAVIMLWVGAKMILSHSVVKIPTYVSLGVIIAVLTVTIVASLRATKKVDVPNG
- a CDS encoding DUF3046 domain-containing protein, whose protein sequence is MRLTDFWQRMEEALGTAYARSWAADFRVAALDYRTVEQALADGEDTQAVWRAVHKTLELEAKYR
- the recA gene encoding recombinase RecA, with amino-acid sequence MASTANNREQALDTALAQIERQFGKGSIMRLGQEERVPVEIISTGSVALDVALGIGGLPRGRVVEIYGPESSGKTTLALHAIASAQKNGGIAAFVDAEHAFDPEYAAKLGVDIDSLLVSQPDTGEQALEIADMLIRSGALDIIVIDSVAALVPRAEIEGDMGDSHVGLQARLMSQALRKITGALSTNNTTAIFINQLREKIGVMFGSPETTTGGKALKFYASVRLDIRRIETLKDGTEPVGNRTRVKVVKNKVAPPFKQAEFDILYGEGISREGGIIDMAVEHGIVRKAGAWYTYDGDQLGQGKENARQYLKDNPGLTDDLERQIKEKLGVGTSKAELTVVSEPEEDTEE